A portion of the Nitrospira defluvii genome contains these proteins:
- a CDS encoding cell division protein FtsQ/DivIB yields MSLGWRKARPGKVIPRANARSESGQDRRRGVAAGGYWSRLGRGLIISLRVIATVTVLVGGCSGLFVLAREIGPLTREWFLVRSVSVNGLHHVTRKEVIGRLALKPDTALYSINPTWLADRVKTHPWIKDATVVLKPLHEIHIDIVEREPAVVVRTVAENLLTDADGVLLAHLGSSDDPTLPMLSGVDGRRLAQGKAEDRRPVQVGAALARMVAQTTGGRPDINVGNLNNLVVVVQGVTFQFSESSMDQQWSRFLKMRPVLRDVAFDGEGARANEIDLRFADRVIVRGRG; encoded by the coding sequence ATGTCGCTGGGGTGGCGCAAGGCGCGACCAGGCAAAGTCATTCCCCGGGCGAATGCCCGGTCGGAATCAGGACAGGATCGTCGCCGAGGAGTTGCGGCAGGCGGGTACTGGTCACGGCTGGGCCGAGGCTTGATCATCTCCCTTCGCGTGATCGCCACGGTGACGGTGTTGGTGGGCGGCTGTTCTGGGCTCTTTGTGCTAGCTCGTGAAATAGGGCCCCTGACGCGGGAATGGTTTCTGGTGCGGTCCGTTTCTGTGAACGGCCTGCATCACGTCACGAGAAAAGAGGTGATCGGCCGGCTGGCACTGAAGCCCGATACCGCGCTGTATTCCATCAACCCGACGTGGTTGGCGGACCGGGTCAAGACCCATCCCTGGATCAAGGACGCGACCGTGGTGTTAAAGCCGTTGCACGAGATCCATATCGACATTGTCGAGCGCGAGCCGGCGGTCGTCGTTCGGACGGTGGCCGAAAATCTTCTGACCGATGCGGACGGGGTACTGCTGGCGCATCTCGGGTCCAGCGACGATCCGACGCTGCCGATGCTGTCGGGAGTCGATGGCCGTCGCCTGGCACAGGGCAAGGCGGAGGATCGTCGTCCCGTACAAGTCGGCGCAGCCTTGGCGCGCATGGTGGCGCAGACCACCGGTGGACGGCCGGACATCAATGTCGGGAATCTGAACAACCTCGTGGTGGTGGTGCAGGGTGTCACGTTTCAATTCAGTGAATCCTCGATGGATCAACAGTGGTCTCGGTTTCTCAAAATGCGGCCTGTGTTACGCGATGTGGCCTTTGACGGCGAGGGCGCCAGAGCGAACGAAATCGATCTTCGCTTTGCCGACCGCGTCATTGTTCGGGGAAGGGGGTGA
- the ftsA gene encoding cell division protein FtsA, whose protein sequence is MSRVSKRDHILVGLDIGTTKICAIVAEVPEEGPLNIIGVGSCPSRGLRKGVVVNIESTVESIKKAVEEAELMAAVQINSVYTGIAGSHISGENLKGVVALKKQEVTRDDISRAVESARTLAVIPHERRILHVLPREFMVDDQEGVREPLGMSGNRLEVNVHVITGAVTSAQNIIKSVNRAGLDVVDIILQPLASSEAVLSAEERELGVAMVDLGGGTTDLAIFLDGSIRHTAVLPIGGQNLTKDLAIGLLTSQTDAEKIKVQHGIARTELVHGHQMVEVPSVGDRPPRQFTRRDIAEILEPRVEEMFDLVKREIVRAGYEGMLGAGVVITGGTSLLEGMPDAAERGLNLPARRGSPTGIGGLRDIVSNPMHATGVGLLLHARQHADNLEAAGIRHGKGLGKVFDRMRSWMFEFF, encoded by the coding sequence GTGAGCCGAGTGTCTAAGCGGGATCATATCCTGGTCGGTCTCGACATCGGAACGACCAAGATTTGCGCGATTGTCGCCGAAGTGCCGGAGGAGGGCCCGCTGAACATCATCGGCGTCGGCTCCTGTCCTTCGCGTGGGCTTCGCAAGGGCGTCGTCGTCAACATCGAAAGCACCGTTGAGTCGATCAAGAAAGCGGTCGAGGAGGCGGAACTCATGGCGGCCGTGCAGATCAATTCGGTTTATACGGGCATCGCCGGCAGCCACATCTCCGGAGAAAACCTCAAGGGCGTGGTGGCGCTCAAGAAGCAGGAGGTGACCCGCGACGACATCAGTCGCGCCGTGGAGAGCGCGCGCACGCTGGCCGTCATTCCCCATGAACGACGCATTTTGCACGTACTCCCACGCGAATTCATGGTTGACGATCAGGAAGGGGTCCGCGAGCCGCTGGGTATGTCCGGCAACCGGCTGGAGGTCAATGTCCATGTGATTACGGGGGCCGTGACCTCGGCGCAGAACATCATTAAGAGCGTGAATCGTGCGGGACTGGATGTGGTGGACATCATTCTCCAGCCCCTGGCCTCGAGCGAAGCGGTCTTGAGCGCGGAGGAGCGCGAGCTGGGCGTGGCGATGGTGGACTTGGGCGGCGGCACGACCGATCTCGCGATTTTCCTCGACGGCAGCATCAGGCATACGGCCGTGCTTCCGATCGGCGGGCAGAATCTCACCAAGGATTTGGCCATCGGTCTGTTGACGTCTCAAACCGACGCGGAAAAAATCAAAGTGCAACATGGCATTGCCCGCACCGAACTCGTGCACGGTCATCAGATGGTGGAAGTGCCCTCGGTCGGCGACCGGCCTCCGCGGCAATTCACGCGCCGCGACATCGCAGAAATTCTGGAACCGCGTGTCGAAGAAATGTTTGATCTGGTCAAACGCGAAATCGTGCGAGCCGGATATGAAGGCATGCTAGGCGCGGGGGTCGTGATTACGGGCGGGACCTCTCTGTTGGAAGGCATGCCGGATGCGGCGGAACGCGGGTTGAATCTGCCGGCTCGGCGCGGCTCGCCGACAGGCATCGGTGGGTTACGGGATATCGTCAGCAACCCGATGCATGCCACCGGTGTCGGGCTGTTACTCCACGCGCGTCAACATGCCGACAATCTGGAGGCCGCCGGCATTCGTCATGGCAAAGGGCTCGGGAAAGTGTTCGATCGCATGCGATCGTGGATGTTCGAATTCTTCTAA
- the ftsZ gene encoding cell division protein FtsZ: MFSFQEEPQSPVRIKVIGVGGAGCNAVNTMITGGLCRVDFVAANTDVQALERSQASYKIQIGPERTRGLGAGAKPEVGRDAALESKDEIRESLVGADMVFVTAGMGGGTGTGAAPIVASIARELGILTVAVVTKPFQYEGHRRMSHAEEGIRDLGRHVDTLLIIPNQRLLGIVDKATPLLDAFKVADDVLRQAIQGIADVITTTGLVNVDFADVRTIMAHTGRAVMGMGIGRGANRAQEAAQKAICSPLLEEGSVEGARGVLLNITGGPNMSLHEVEEAASIVQHAADAEANIIVGQVINPEIGDDFIVTVIATGFEREEQSVARPAAAAERPAARTPNGRPAQQVLTGVHAAASDRPIKDIDRPTFLRRLGETREAVERIAVGGDDEWDVPTFLRKQVD; encoded by the coding sequence ATGTTTTCATTTCAAGAGGAGCCGCAATCACCCGTTCGCATCAAAGTGATCGGGGTCGGAGGCGCGGGGTGCAATGCCGTCAATACGATGATTACCGGCGGATTGTGCCGGGTCGATTTCGTCGCTGCGAACACGGACGTGCAGGCGCTCGAACGGTCGCAGGCGTCGTATAAAATTCAAATCGGTCCCGAGCGGACGCGTGGCCTTGGAGCCGGCGCCAAACCCGAAGTCGGACGTGATGCGGCGTTGGAAAGCAAGGACGAGATTCGCGAGAGTTTGGTCGGTGCCGACATGGTGTTCGTGACCGCCGGCATGGGCGGAGGCACCGGGACCGGCGCCGCGCCGATCGTCGCGAGCATTGCGCGTGAACTGGGCATTCTGACCGTCGCCGTCGTGACGAAGCCCTTTCAATACGAAGGACATCGCCGGATGAGCCACGCCGAGGAAGGGATTCGCGATCTCGGTCGCCACGTCGATACGCTGCTGATCATTCCGAATCAACGGTTGCTGGGCATCGTGGACAAGGCGACGCCGTTGCTGGATGCGTTCAAGGTGGCGGACGATGTGTTGCGGCAAGCCATTCAGGGCATTGCCGACGTGATCACGACCACCGGACTAGTGAACGTCGATTTCGCCGATGTGCGGACCATCATGGCGCATACGGGTCGCGCGGTGATGGGCATGGGGATCGGGCGCGGCGCGAATCGGGCGCAGGAGGCCGCGCAGAAAGCCATTTGCAGCCCATTGCTGGAAGAAGGCAGCGTGGAAGGGGCTCGCGGGGTGTTGCTGAACATTACCGGTGGCCCGAACATGTCGCTGCACGAAGTGGAAGAAGCGGCGTCGATCGTGCAACATGCGGCGGATGCCGAAGCGAATATCATCGTCGGGCAGGTCATCAATCCGGAGATCGGCGATGACTTTATTGTGACGGTCATTGCGACGGGATTCGAGCGGGAAGAGCAATCGGTTGCTCGACCGGCTGCTGCTGCCGAGCGCCCCGCCGCGAGAACTCCCAACGGACGCCCCGCGCAACAGGTGCTGACCGGTGTGCATGCCGCGGCGTCGGATCGGCCCATCAAGGACATTGATCGGCCGACGTTCCTTCGTCGACTGGGTGAGACGCGGGAGGCTGTTGAGCGGATTGCGGTGGGTGGCGATGATGAGTGGGATGTGCCGACGTTCCTGAGAAAACAGGTCGACTAA
- a CDS encoding D-alanine--D-alanine ligase family protein: MTERKPLTRSKIGVLMGGQSSERDVSLKTGEAVYRSLVRSGYDAVAIDVSTTLSSALQEQGVEIAFLALHGPGGEDGAIQGFLETMGIPYTGSGVRASAIGMHKVVTKTELAAHGIPVPRGTVVLRGTAPTLNRILTSCKLKLPIVVKPPSQGSTIGVTIVRKPSQWKEALRVAHRYEAEAMVEAYIPGHEVTVSLLGGADGAVTGLPAVEIVAPDGFYDFSAKYEKGRTQYLCPAPLSAAVTKQITQLAIQTYHALGCSGAARVDFRITPKGKPYVLEINTVPGMTETSLLPMAAGKAGLSYDVLTERILQSALRRAGAGTFRAVR; this comes from the coding sequence GTGACGGAACGGAAGCCGCTGACTCGTTCGAAAATCGGAGTGTTGATGGGAGGGCAGTCGTCCGAGCGCGATGTGTCGCTGAAAACCGGCGAGGCCGTCTATCGCTCGCTGGTGCGCAGCGGGTACGACGCGGTGGCCATCGATGTCAGCACCACTTTGTCGTCCGCCTTGCAGGAACAGGGAGTTGAGATTGCCTTCCTCGCGTTGCACGGGCCAGGCGGTGAAGACGGGGCGATTCAAGGATTTTTAGAGACCATGGGGATTCCCTATACAGGATCCGGTGTGCGGGCCAGCGCGATCGGCATGCACAAGGTGGTGACCAAGACGGAATTGGCGGCCCATGGCATCCCTGTGCCGCGCGGCACGGTAGTGTTGCGGGGAACGGCGCCTACGCTGAACCGCATCCTGACGAGCTGCAAATTGAAGTTGCCCATTGTCGTCAAGCCGCCAAGTCAGGGGTCGACGATTGGGGTGACCATTGTTCGTAAGCCCTCGCAGTGGAAAGAGGCCCTGCGGGTCGCCCATCGTTATGAGGCGGAAGCCATGGTGGAAGCCTATATTCCCGGGCACGAAGTGACCGTGTCGCTCTTGGGCGGTGCGGACGGGGCGGTGACCGGCCTTCCCGCGGTGGAGATTGTGGCGCCGGACGGATTCTACGACTTCTCGGCGAAGTATGAGAAAGGCCGGACACAGTACTTGTGTCCCGCGCCGCTGTCGGCTGCGGTCACGAAGCAGATCACGCAGTTGGCCATCCAGACCTATCACGCGTTGGGCTGCAGCGGGGCTGCGCGGGTGGACTTTCGCATCACTCCCAAGGGCAAGCCCTATGTGTTGGAAATCAACACGGTGCCGGGGATGACTGAGACGAGTCTCCTGCCGATGGCGGCGGGCAAAGCGGGCCTATCGTACGATGTCTTGACGGAACGCATCCTTCAATCCGCGCTCCGGCGGGCCGGGGCGGGAACGTTTCGAGCCGTGAGGTAG
- the murB gene encoding UDP-N-acetylmuramate dehydrogenase produces MLEGVRGTIMYQASLQDYTSFRIGGPADVLVEPVDVDDLCRVVAKAHAERIPVFVVGGTNLLVRDGGIRGIVVSLRRLKSIRQEPGHVLYADGGVGMPALIGYAIRRSLSGLEWGAGIPGTVAGCVVMNAGTRLGEMKDALKAVRMVDPRGRVVDIPATEIPFSYRRAHLPRGIVAGVWLQMTPGDHARIEKTVKDYLQYRKDTQPLTLPSAGCVFKNPPQDSAGRLVDAAGLKGARVGDAQVSDKHANFMVNTGHARAADVLALIRKVRAAVKKQSGVTLELELKVVGQA; encoded by the coding sequence ATGCTAGAGGGAGTGCGTGGAACGATCATGTATCAGGCTTCGTTGCAGGACTACACGTCGTTCCGCATCGGTGGGCCCGCGGACGTTCTGGTGGAGCCGGTCGATGTGGATGACCTGTGCCGGGTGGTGGCGAAGGCTCACGCAGAACGCATCCCGGTGTTCGTCGTGGGTGGGACGAATCTGCTTGTTCGTGACGGTGGGATCCGGGGCATCGTGGTCAGCCTCCGCCGACTCAAGAGTATCCGCCAGGAACCGGGGCATGTGCTCTACGCGGATGGGGGCGTGGGTATGCCGGCGTTGATCGGATATGCGATCCGACGCTCTCTGAGCGGGTTGGAGTGGGGTGCCGGGATTCCCGGCACCGTTGCCGGTTGTGTGGTCATGAACGCAGGGACACGTTTGGGAGAGATGAAGGACGCGCTCAAGGCCGTACGCATGGTGGATCCACGGGGCCGGGTCGTGGATATTCCCGCCACCGAGATTCCCTTCAGCTATCGGCGTGCCCATTTGCCACGCGGCATTGTGGCCGGGGTCTGGTTGCAGATGACGCCGGGCGATCATGCACGCATTGAAAAAACCGTGAAGGACTATCTCCAGTATCGCAAAGACACCCAGCCGTTGACATTGCCGAGCGCCGGTTGTGTCTTCAAGAATCCTCCGCAGGATTCAGCCGGCCGGCTGGTGGATGCGGCTGGCCTCAAGGGCGCCCGAGTCGGGGATGCGCAGGTGTCCGACAAGCACGCCAATTTCATGGTGAACACGGGGCATGCCCGCGCCGCCGATGTCTTGGCGTTGATCCGGAAGGTTCGTGCGGCGGTCAAGAAACAGTCGGGGGTGACGCTGGAATTGGAGTTGAAGGTCGTGGGGCAAGCCTGA
- the pgeF gene encoding peptidoglycan editing factor PgeF: protein MASEVITVPSFATDADGVEHFFGTRSSGPSVTPGRAASLQAGHHNVTAPVMVSVKQVHGTDALVVDQPVQHGATFEGGWDALVTDQPGVMVTVRTADCVPVLLHDPGRRVVAAIHAGWRGAVAGIVPRTVALLVDRFGATVEGLRMAIGPSAGPCCYEVDEPVLSKLREVCPDWESVVRPVAADKAHLDLRAFVRLQALADGLQMERIAMVNACTICQPDVFFSYRREGVVKATMVSGIALLPDR, encoded by the coding sequence ATGGCGTCTGAGGTGATTACTGTTCCCTCGTTTGCGACCGATGCGGACGGGGTGGAGCACTTTTTCGGGACTCGGTCATCCGGCCCGTCGGTGACGCCGGGGCGTGCCGCTTCGCTTCAGGCCGGGCATCACAATGTCACGGCTCCTGTCATGGTCTCCGTCAAGCAGGTGCATGGCACGGACGCGTTGGTGGTGGATCAGCCCGTGCAGCATGGGGCCACCTTCGAGGGAGGTTGGGATGCGCTGGTGACCGATCAACCGGGGGTGATGGTGACCGTGCGGACCGCGGACTGCGTTCCTGTGCTCCTGCACGATCCCGGTCGCCGGGTGGTCGCCGCGATCCATGCGGGATGGCGGGGGGCGGTCGCTGGGATCGTGCCGAGGACGGTGGCGCTGCTGGTGGATCGGTTCGGGGCCACCGTTGAGGGATTACGAATGGCGATCGGGCCCTCGGCCGGACCCTGTTGTTACGAAGTCGACGAGCCGGTATTGTCGAAGCTGCGCGAGGTGTGTCCTGACTGGGAATCGGTGGTGAGGCCGGTGGCCGCAGATAAGGCACATCTTGATCTGCGTGCGTTCGTCCGCCTGCAGGCGCTGGCCGACGGCCTGCAGATGGAACGCATCGCCATGGTGAATGCCTGCACGATCTGCCAGCCGGATGTATTTTTCAGCTACCGTCGTGAAGGCGTGGTGAAAGCCACGATGGTCAGCGGGATCGCACTCCTGCCGGATCGGTAA
- a CDS encoding YggS family pyridoxal phosphate-dependent enzyme — MDAGQDTIAARVRLVMDEIRRAAERAGRTPETVRLVAASKTVPVERLREAVDAGIRHLGENRLQEALPKIDQLGRDGVVWHFIGTLQRRKVKSVVGRFETIHSVDSLALAEEIDRQAKAAGLRQRVLLEVNLGGELSKGGFAPSALGDLLPALDELAHLDVRGLMAIPPPTMTAEDARPYFRQLRELAQALTGHGCRNINMQELSMGMSHDYPVAVEEGATYVRVGTALFGARGE; from the coding sequence ATGGATGCAGGACAGGACACGATTGCCGCCCGAGTACGCCTGGTGATGGACGAGATTCGTCGCGCCGCCGAGCGCGCAGGGCGCACCCCCGAGACCGTGCGACTCGTTGCTGCGTCCAAAACCGTCCCGGTCGAACGGCTAAGGGAAGCGGTGGATGCAGGGATTCGACATCTTGGCGAAAACCGACTTCAGGAAGCGCTTCCCAAAATCGACCAGCTCGGTCGTGACGGGGTCGTCTGGCACTTTATCGGCACCCTGCAACGTCGAAAGGTGAAGTCTGTGGTCGGCCGGTTCGAGACGATTCATTCGGTCGATAGCCTCGCCTTGGCGGAGGAGATCGATCGGCAGGCCAAGGCTGCGGGGCTGCGGCAACGTGTACTGTTAGAGGTGAATCTCGGGGGCGAACTCAGTAAGGGAGGATTTGCGCCGTCGGCCCTGGGCGATCTCCTGCCGGCGTTGGATGAACTTGCCCATCTGGACGTTCGCGGCCTGATGGCCATTCCTCCGCCCACGATGACGGCAGAGGATGCCCGTCCATACTTTCGGCAACTGCGAGAACTCGCCCAAGCATTGACAGGGCACGGTTGCCGGAACATTAATATGCAGGAATTGTCGATGGGGATGTCGCACGACTACCCTGTGGCCGTTGAAGAAGGGGCGACCTACGTGCGGGTGGGTACGGCATTGTTTGGTGCGCGAGGTGAGTAG